Genomic DNA from Pseudanabaena sp. ABRG5-3:
TGGGCAAAGGTTGTCGAACTAGGCGTACCCATCGCCACTCACTACGGTAGCCAAGGTTGGACAGGTCGCTCCTCCATCAGCAACTACATGAATAATCACATCGGACATTTTGCCGATGGTTCCGAAGCTTTTGCCAAGGCTCTGTTCTTTGGTGGTGTTACTAAGCGCTTCCCACAATTGCGTGTCGCCTTGCTCGAAGGTGGTGCTGATTGGGGCGCTCATGTTTATATTCACCTTGTCGATCGCTTCTTAAAGCGCAACCTTGAAGGTTTGAAGAACTACGATCCAACTGAAGCTAATGCTGATGAATTGTTCGATATCTTCGAGAAATATGGTCAAGAATTGACTAAGGGTAAATCCTTCACTAAGGAAGAGTTGCTGCAAACCGTGCTTGGTTCTTCGTTCCTACGCCATAGCCGTTCCCCTGTCGGTGATGAGCTAGAAGACTTCGGCAAGGCAGGCATTGAAAAGATTGAAGATATTCGCGATCAGTGGGTCGATAACTTCTACTTTGGCTCTGAGTCCGATGATCGCACGATTGCTGCTGCTTTCAATGACAAGGCAAACCCCTTGGGCGTGAAGATCAACGCGATTTACTCCTCTGATGTCGGTCACTGGGATGTTCCCGATCTTACTCAGCCTCTTGCCGAAAGCTGGAGCTTGGTAGAAGAAGGTGTGATTACGGAAGCTGATTTCAAGGCTTATGTATTCTCAAATCCTTACAAGTTCTACACTCAAGCGAATCCTAATTTCTTCAAGGGAACCCAAATCGAAGCGAAGTTGAACAAGTATCAACCAGTCTCTGTTGCCGCGAAAGCACCAGCCCAAAAGGTTGCTGTATCTGTCTAGAACTAGCGATCGCTGCTCTTTTAACGTTTGTATATCTTGAACTCCAAAATTTTGATCAGTTAGAAAAAGCTTCTTAGAGGGAAGTTTTTTCTAACTGATTTTATGTGAATCCCAAAAATTGACGACACTGTAGGGGCAAAGCATTCCCGTAGTAATCTATCAATTCTTGGATCATTTTAATTTGGGAATGCTTTGCCCTTAACCTTTGACATTTATCAGAAATTTCAACCCGCAGAGATAACTGATCGGTAAAAGCGGAGAGGGCAGAGCATTTGCGATTTAAGATTGTGATGGAAAGCGCAAATTTTGGCGCAAATGCTCTACCCCTACATCTTCCATATTTTGGACAAAATCAACATTCTTTAATCAACAAAATATTTATGACAATTCCCTATACAAAATTTGGTAACACTGGTCTAACTGTTTCCAAACTCGTCCTCGGTACGATGACCTTTGGACTAC
This window encodes:
- a CDS encoding amidohydrolase family protein, with product MSKYSRLSTSPSAALKAKLDYPVIDTDIHTNDFTPDFEDYIANYGGSKLVDELRKAEFGRLNPKSEGKDWYQQTPEERQYHRTLRSPWWARVTKNTLDLATYTLPSLLAERLAEQGSDYSVLFPNNVLAAAGASNENRQALQRAINHYHADLYRKYSDRLTPVAGILLNTPEEAIEELEFAVNTLGLKVINIPGGVKRPIKAIADKYPADKYPEIARYASYIDFYGIDSEYDYDPFWAKVVELGVPIATHYGSQGWTGRSSISNYMNNHIGHFADGSEAFAKALFFGGVTKRFPQLRVALLEGGADWGAHVYIHLVDRFLKRNLEGLKNYDPTEANADELFDIFEKYGQELTKGKSFTKEELLQTVLGSSFLRHSRSPVGDELEDFGKAGIEKIEDIRDQWVDNFYFGSESDDRTIAAAFNDKANPLGVKINAIYSSDVGHWDVPDLTQPLAESWSLVEEGVITEADFKAYVFSNPYKFYTQANPNFFKGTQIEAKLNKYQPVSVAAKAPAQKVAVSV